One segment of Macrotis lagotis isolate mMagLag1 chromosome 1, bilby.v1.9.chrom.fasta, whole genome shotgun sequence DNA contains the following:
- the BCL11A gene encoding B-cell lymphoma/leukemia 11A isoform X3 gives MNFPLGDILIFIEHKRKQCNGSLCLEKAVDKPPSPSPVEMKKASNPVEVGIQVTPEDDDCLSTSSRGICPKQEHIADKLLHWRGLSSPRSAHGALIPTPGMSAEYAPQGICKDEPSSYTCTTCKQPFTSAWFLLQHAQNTHGLRIYLESEHGSPLTPRVGIPSGLGAECSQPPLHGIHIADSNPFNLLRIPGSVSREASGLGEGRFPPTPPLFSPPPRHHLDPHRIERLGAEEMALATHHPSAFDRVLRLNPMAMEPPAMDFSRRLRELAGNTSSPPLSPSRPSPMQRLLQPFPPGSKPPFLATPPLPPLQSAPPPSQAPAKSKSCEFCGKTFKFQSNLVVHRRSHTGEKPYKCSLCDHACTQASKLKRHMKTHMHKASPMTVKSDDGLSTASSPEPGTSDLVGSASSALKSVVAKFKSENDPGLIPENGDEEEEEDDEEEEEEEEEEEEELTESERVDYGFGLSLEAARHHENSSRAADEGRSLPEVMQGMVLSSMQHFSEAFHQVLGEKHKRGHLAEAEAHRDTCDEDSVAGESDRLDDGTVNGRGCSPGEPAPGGLSKKLLLGSPSSLSPFSKRIKLEKEFDLPAAAAAAAAAAAMPSTENVYSQWLAGYAASRQLKDPFLSFGDSRQSPFASSSEHSSENGSLRFSTPPGEMDGGISGRSGTGSGGSTPHISGPGPGRPSSKEGRRSDTCEYCGKVFKNCSNLTVHRRSHTGERPYKCELCNYACAQSSKLTRHMKTHGQVGKDVYKCEICKMPFSVYSTLEKHMKKWHSDRVLTNDIKTE, from the exons ATAAACTTCTGCACTGGAGGGGACTCTCTTCCCCTCGTTCTGCACACGGAGCTCTTATTCCCACCCCCGGAATGAGTGCAGAATACGCCCCACAGGGTATTT GTAAAGATGAGCCCAGCAGCTACACTTGTACAACTTGCAAACAGCCATTCACCAGTGCTTGGTTTCTCTTGCAACACGCACAGAACACTCACGGATTAAGAATCTACTTAGAAAGCGAGCACGGAAGCCCCCTGACCCCGCGGGTTGGTATCCCTTCAGGACTAGGTGCAGAGTGTTCCCAGCCACCACTCCATGGGATTCATATTGCAGACAGTAACCCCTTTAACCTGCTAAGAATACCAGGATCGGTATCGAGAGAGGCTTCGGGTCTCGGCGAGGGGCGCTTTCCGCCCACCCCCCCTTTGTTTAGTCCTCCACCGAGACATCACTTGGATCCCCACCGCATAGAGCGCCTGGGGGCGGAAGAAATGGCCCTGGCCACCCACCACCCGAGTGCCTTTGACAGGGTGTTGCGGTTGAACCCCATGGCGATGGAGCCCCCCGCTATGGATTTCTCTAGGAGACTTAGAGAGTTGGCAGGGAACACGTCTAGCCCTCCGCTGTCCCCGAGCCGGCCCAGCCCCATGCAGAGGCTCCTGCAGCCCTTCCCGCCAGGTAGCAAGCCGCCCTTTCTAGCCACGCCCCCCCTCCCTCCTCTGCAgtctgcccctcctccctcccaggCCCCCGCCAAGTCCAAGTCCTGCGAGTTCTGCGGGAAGACCTTCAAGTTCCAGAGCAACCTGGTGGTGCACCGGCGCAGCCACACGGGCGAGAAGCCCTACAAGTGCAGCCTCTGCGACCACGCCTGCACGCAGGCCAGCAAGCTCAAGCGCCACATGAAGACGCACATGCACAAGGCCTCCCCGATGACGGTCAAGTCCGACGACGGCCTGTCCACCGCCAGCTCCCCGGAGCCCGGCACCAGCGACCTGGTGGGCAGCGCCAGCAGCGCCCTCAAGTCGGTGGTGGCCAAGTTCAAGAGCGAGAACGACCCGGGCCTGATCCCGGAGAACGGGGacgaggaggaagaggaggacgacgaggaagaggaggaagaggaggaagaggaggaggaggagctgaCGGAGAGCGAGCGGGTGGACTACGGCTTCGGCCTGAGCCTGGAGGCGGCGCGCCACCACGAGAACAGCTCGCGGGCGGCCGACGAGGGCCGCTCGCTGCCGGAGGTGATGCAGGGCATGGTGCTGAGCTCCATGCAGCACTTCAGCGAGGCCTTCCACCAGGTCCTGGGCGAGAAGCACAAGCGGGGCCACCTGGCCGAGGCCGAGGCGCACAGGGACACTTGCGACGAAGACTCGGTGGCGGGCGAGTCGGACCGCCTCGACGACGGCACCGTCAACGGGCGCGGCTGCTCCCCGGGGGAGCCGGCGCCGGGGGGCCTCTCCAAGAAGCTGCTGCTGGGCAGCCCCAGCTCGCTGAGCCCCTTCTCCAAGCGCATCAAGCTGGAGAAGGAGTTCGACctgcccgccgccgccgccgccgccgccgccgccgccgctatGCCCAGCACGGAGAACGTGTACTCGCAGTGGCTCGCCGGCTACGCCGCCTCCCGGCAGCTCAAAGACCCCTTCCTCAGCTTCGGAGACTCCAGACAATCGCCCTTCGCCTCGTCCTCGGAGCACTCGTCGGAGAACGGCAGCTTGCGCTTCTCCACGCCGCCCGGAGAGATGGACGGAGGCATCTCGGGCCGCAGCGGCACGGGGAGCGGCGGCAGCACCCCGCACATTAGTGGCCCGGGCCCTGGCAGGCCCAGCTCAAAAGAGGGCAGACGCAGCGACACTTGTGAGTACTGTGGGAAAGTCTTCAAGAACTGTAGCAATCTCACTGTCCACAGGAGAAGCCACACGGGCGAAAGGCCTTATAAGTGCGAGCTGTGCAACTATGCCTGCGCGCAGAGTAGCAAACTCACCAGGCACATGAAAACGCACGGCCAGGTGGGCAAGGACGTGTACAAATGTGAAATTTGTAAGATGCCTTTTAGCGTGTACAGTACCCTGGagaaacacatgaaaaaatgGCACAGTGATCGAGTGTTGACTAATGATATAAAAACTGAATAG